One Acetobacterium sp. KB-1 DNA segment encodes these proteins:
- the neuC gene encoding UDP-N-acetylglucosamine 2-epimerase, with amino-acid sequence MKKILAVTGIRSEYFILQPVLDEILKRDDLSLKVVVTGTHLSPLHGETYKIIEKDGYDIIKLESLLATDSLSGRCKSLGIQLMGLVDIINQEKPDWLLVLGDREESLVVATAGVYLNIPVAHICGGDRVVGNVDDSVRHAVTKLAHLHFPATKENGERILRLGEEKWRVFVTGNPALDSIRKQPELTLEEINDHIGTNLKPDKPFILLINHSLSSEYKSSQQQMAMILEAVASLNMETIIIYPNSDAGSAAIVETIEVYTKNTPFFHAFKTLQREIFVNLQRKAALLLGNSSSGILEAPFLKLPVVNVGNRQKQRQHAENIIFVEYEREKIIAAIKKATFDQSFLEVCKNCKNPYGDGFSGERIARIIAETEINNKLISKQIVY; translated from the coding sequence ATGAAAAAAATTTTAGCAGTTACAGGTATAAGATCCGAATATTTTATTTTGCAACCAGTGCTTGATGAAATTCTAAAAAGAGATGATTTGTCATTAAAAGTGGTTGTTACAGGAACACATTTATCGCCATTACATGGTGAAACATATAAAATAATCGAAAAAGACGGTTATGATATCATTAAATTGGAATCTTTATTGGCAACTGACAGTCTTTCAGGGCGGTGCAAGTCGTTAGGTATACAATTAATGGGTCTGGTGGATATTATTAATCAGGAAAAGCCAGATTGGTTGCTGGTATTGGGTGACCGGGAAGAGAGTTTGGTAGTTGCGACTGCAGGTGTTTATTTAAACATACCAGTGGCACATATTTGTGGTGGAGACCGAGTTGTTGGTAATGTAGACGATTCAGTACGTCACGCTGTAACGAAGCTTGCACATCTCCATTTTCCTGCTACAAAAGAAAATGGAGAGCGAATTCTTAGGTTGGGAGAAGAAAAATGGCGGGTTTTTGTGACTGGGAATCCTGCGTTAGACTCAATCCGAAAACAACCAGAATTGACGCTTGAAGAAATAAATGATCACATTGGGACAAACTTAAAACCTGATAAGCCGTTTATACTATTAATTAATCACTCATTAAGTTCGGAATATAAATCATCTCAACAGCAAATGGCGATGATATTGGAAGCGGTAGCTAGTTTAAATATGGAAACAATTATTATTTATCCGAACTCTGATGCGGGTAGCGCTGCAATTGTTGAAACGATTGAAGTTTATACGAAAAATACGCCTTTTTTTCATGCATTTAAAACATTACAAAGAGAAATATTTGTAAACTTGCAAAGAAAAGCAGCCCTATTACTAGGAAATTCAAGCAGTGGTATATTAGAAGCACCATTTTTAAAACTGCCTGTTGTGAATGTAGGGAACAGGCAGAAGCAGCGACAACATGCAGAAAATATTATTTTTGTTGAATATGAAAGAGAAAAAATTATAGCTGCAATAAAAAAAGCTACTTTCGATCAAAGTTTTTTAGAAGTATGTAAAAACTGTAAGAATCCATATGGTGACGGTTTTTCTGGTGAGAGAATTGCCCGGATTATTGCAGAAACCGAAATAAATAATAAATTAATTAGTAAGCAGATTGTTTATTAA
- a CDS encoding ATP-grasp domain-containing protein, whose protein sequence is MKILVEGIGSMVFGSQLKYYRELDWELVGIDITGYSFGLYQVDRAFIVPKYDEEECWDKIEEILVKEKIDLVFPTVNEGLLNWSRNKEQYKRDFNTYVMISDENVIDVCIDKWKTYQFFKEIGIPTPTTSLNLDYELVKPRIGRGSTGISFKRDIDAVSFKMEGHISQEFIEGEEYTIDVLCDLNSNPIYIIPRKRLETESGVSVKGVTINDQEIIELTKVIIKELKPIGIINIQCFKNRQGIKFIEINPRLAGGCSLSFASSDNWFSAIECFYKKTKYQSKEVIYDMFMFRYFNDLVIHEHQLLPLGEL, encoded by the coding sequence ATGAAAATTTTGGTAGAAGGTATAGGAAGTATGGTTTTTGGTTCACAATTGAAGTATTATCGTGAACTAGATTGGGAACTAGTAGGAATAGATATAACTGGTTATTCTTTTGGTTTATATCAAGTTGATAGAGCGTTCATTGTTCCGAAATACGATGAAGAAGAATGCTGGGATAAGATTGAAGAAATATTGGTTAAAGAAAAGATTGATTTAGTTTTTCCTACTGTTAACGAGGGTTTATTAAATTGGAGTCGTAATAAAGAACAATACAAAAGGGATTTTAATACTTATGTAATGATTTCTGACGAGAATGTTATTGATGTTTGTATTGATAAATGGAAAACCTATCAGTTTTTCAAAGAAATTGGCATACCCACACCAACAACATCTTTAAACTTAGACTATGAATTAGTTAAGCCCCGTATTGGCAGAGGCAGCACCGGAATTAGCTTTAAACGCGATATAGATGCGGTTTCTTTCAAGATGGAAGGGCATATTTCGCAAGAGTTTATTGAAGGTGAAGAGTATACAATTGATGTGTTATGTGATCTTAATTCTAATCCAATTTACATTATACCAAGAAAACGTCTAGAAACTGAATCTGGGGTTTCGGTTAAGGGTGTAACAATAAACGACCAGGAAATTATAGAGCTAACAAAAGTAATTATTAAGGAGCTTAAACCAATTGGCATCATCAATATTCAGTGTTTCAAAAACAGACAGGGGATTAAGTTTATTGAAATAAATCCTCGATTGGCTGGTGGGTGCTCGTTATCGTTTGCGTCTTCTGATAATTGGTTTAGTGCTATTGAGTGCTTCTACAAAAAAACTAAATATCAAAGCAAAGAGGTTATTTACGACATGTTCATGTTCAGGTATTTTAACGATTTAGTTATACATGAACATCAATTATTACCTTTAGGTGAGTTATGA
- a CDS encoding TylF/MycF/NovP-related O-methyltransferase — MNQQGSITKKKLNNFEKYVRRQDLARFMARYELFKMIRQTKGSIIECGVHQGGGLMGWAKISSNLEPYAIHRKIIGFDTFEGFVEINKEDESSFENISLVKGGFSCEYDVFLELEGLIKEYDNNRYLNQFSKVELVKGNAINTIPDYINKNQHLIVALLFLDFDLYEPTKIALEHFVSRIPKGGILAFDEINNQFWPGETIALLERYKDLNQLEIKKFDFDPNIAYIQF; from the coding sequence ATGAATCAACAAGGTAGTATAACAAAAAAAAAGTTAAATAACTTTGAAAAATATGTTAGAAGACAAGATTTAGCTCGATTTATGGCAAGATACGAGCTGTTTAAAATGATTCGACAAACCAAAGGTTCAATTATTGAATGTGGTGTTCATCAAGGTGGGGGATTAATGGGTTGGGCAAAAATATCATCAAACTTGGAACCATATGCCATCCATAGAAAAATTATAGGTTTTGATACTTTCGAAGGTTTTGTAGAAATAAACAAAGAAGATGAGTCATCGTTTGAGAACATTAGTCTTGTAAAGGGTGGGTTTTCGTGTGAATATGATGTTTTTTTAGAATTAGAAGGCCTAATAAAAGAATATGATAATAACAGATATCTAAATCAGTTTTCAAAAGTTGAATTAGTTAAAGGTAATGCAATTAACACAATACCTGATTATATAAATAAAAATCAGCATTTGATTGTAGCACTGTTATTTTTAGATTTCGATTTATACGAGCCTACAAAAATTGCTTTAGAGCACTTTGTTTCAAGAATACCTAAAGGTGGAATTCTTGCTTTTGATGAGATAAATAATCAATTTTGGCCGGGCGAAACAATAGCATTATTAGAAAGATATAAAGATTTGAATCAGCTAGAGATTAAAAAATTTGATTTTGATCCAAATATCGCTTATATTCAGTTCTAA
- a CDS encoding class I SAM-dependent methyltransferase produces MDTKKNEWNNSYINKDNYVFYPHEEIIRFVSKYIKKRVGISDFKPIIEEKKGLDMGCGIGRHIIYLDEMELEPYGIDISDYAIEYAKKWFYHENKTHLIDRLTVGSVEQFPYEDNSFDFVISHGVLDSMEFNTAVIGVLEVFRVLKKGCYFYFDVVSGDDFNHYREYAGEELVKSEHEKNTIQSYFNYRKIKKLLGDNFEIIECILIQRESVINQIKNSRYHIIAKKREL; encoded by the coding sequence ATGGATACAAAGAAAAATGAGTGGAATAACTCTTATATAAACAAAGATAATTATGTTTTTTATCCACATGAGGAGATTATAAGATTTGTTTCAAAATATATCAAAAAAAGGGTCGGTATTTCTGACTTTAAGCCGATCATTGAAGAAAAAAAAGGTCTAGATATGGGGTGTGGTATTGGCCGACATATTATCTATTTGGATGAGATGGAGTTGGAACCGTATGGAATTGATATTTCAGATTATGCGATAGAATATGCAAAAAAATGGTTCTATCATGAAAATAAAACGCACTTGATCGATAGATTAACGGTAGGATCGGTTGAGCAATTTCCGTATGAAGATAATAGTTTTGATTTTGTGATTTCACATGGGGTTTTAGATAGCATGGAATTCAATACTGCTGTAATAGGTGTACTGGAAGTATTTCGAGTTTTGAAAAAGGGTTGCTATTTTTATTTTGATGTCGTTTCAGGTGATGATTTTAATCATTATCGTGAATATGCTGGAGAAGAGCTAGTAAAAAGTGAGCATGAAAAAAATACGATTCAATCATATTTTAACTATAGAAAAATAAAAAAACTTTTAGGTGATAACTTTGAAATTATCGAATGCATATTGATACAAAGAGAGTCGGTGATAAATCAAATAAAAAACTCACGGTATCATATTATTGCGAAGAAGAGGGAATTATGA